From Peromyscus maniculatus bairdii isolate BWxNUB_F1_BW_parent chromosome 8, HU_Pman_BW_mat_3.1, whole genome shotgun sequence, a single genomic window includes:
- the LOC102927039 gene encoding protein RoBo-1-like, with protein MAWSCSLKSLLTVFVFTIFAVGSVESYQCTISSCASESCSPATSFCTATKGCFNQIQKFDTPSTLTDLVLKQKGCYPDTCSALTFSATLGDQRRFIYENKCCTTDKCNLEDITPSSSSEPNGVECTACYNEKEKSCSSVTTLKCTGNEKKCIEVTGLDAQTSSLRLYGKGCATENACNLNMKVLNDVQIQASCIPEVSISPVPTSTVPTSTVSNNGNPALKSISSAPIILLLLKALL; from the exons ATggcctggtcctgcagcctgAAGAGCCTCCTCACAGTCTTTGTCTTCACCATCTTCGCTGTCGGCTCTGTGG AGAGCTACCAGTGTACAATATCTTCTTGTGCAAGCGAGTCATGTTCTCCGGCCACAAGTTTTTGTACAGCCACTAAAGGCTGCTTCAATCAAATCCAGAAATTTGATACACCAT CTACACTTACAGACCTTGTGTTGAAGCAAAAAGGGTGTTACCCAGACACATGCAGTGCACTGACATTCTCAGCAACACTGGGGGATCAACGGAGATTTATCTATGAGAACAAGTGCTGCACAACTGACAAATGCAACCTAGAGGACATAACTC CATCTTCGTCTTCTGAACCCAATGGTGTGGAATGTACTGCCTGCTACAATGAGAAAGAGAAGTCATGCTCCTCTGTTACTACCCTGAAGTGCACAGGGAACGAGAAAAAGTGTATCGAGGTTACCGGCTTGG ATGCACAAACTTCCAGCTTAAGGCTGTATGGGAAAGGCTGTGCAACTGAAAACGCCTGCAATCTGAACATGAAAGTCCTCAATGATGTACAAATCCAAGCCTCATGCATCCCAGAAGTTTCCATCTCACCTGTTCCCACTTCAACTGTTCCCACTTCAACTGTTTCAAACAATGGGAACCCTGCCCTCAAATCCATTTCATCAGCTCCCATTATTCTGCTCCTGCTGAAAGCCTTGCTTTGA